A single genomic interval of Zobellia nedashkovskayae harbors:
- a CDS encoding EF-hand domain-containing protein has protein sequence MKYRSILKIGIITLGLAVCTACGSKQKKDQIEHNQINQKQNEKRPSEGRDEKHQRPSLKEMFAEMDSDKDGRLSESEVNGPLKNDFSKIDTNNDGYIGEEELKNAPKPERGPSHGKPPRSAE, from the coding sequence ATGAAATATAGAAGCATCCTGAAAATCGGAATTATAACCCTTGGGTTGGCAGTATGTACAGCTTGTGGTTCAAAACAGAAGAAAGATCAAATTGAGCATAACCAAATTAATCAAAAACAAAATGAAAAACGGCCAAGCGAAGGAAGGGACGAAAAACATCAAAGACCTTCTTTAAAAGAAATGTTCGCAGAAATGGATAGCGACAAGGATGGCAGATTGTCTGAAAGCGAAGTGAACGGCCCATTAAAAAACGATTTTTCAAAAATAGACACCAATAACGATGGTTATATCGGAGAAGAGGAATTAAAAAATGCTCCAAAACCAGAACGTGGTCCATCACACGGTAAACCTCCAAGAAGTGCTGAGTAG
- a CDS encoding YHYH protein, with product MIKFNYIFGFLTVISLNFGSCSSDDTTDSDTDTETDTETSTDSGDYLITEAAFNSTSLVSFETVTATLEDGTSAECFQLTFSSNPVESGPFCPETINDIGGLGVYDGDTNPGFQVMKAELFNAMEADGYDIVDDEGNINIDDFASGPVDGDLSYCLEAAPDNNLQLTFLIPTTPKLASSNNDIDTIELVGVSIDGAPINGAPPSVANPGREKAGNIPSLDPCGGHHDPAGYYHWHFVAETMNQVLEANDIADVSCTLVEQVVDTKLIGFAKDGFPIYAYGVEPDDLDDCGGRTAATTDYPDGTYHYVASNTDAPNVPKCLKGVAASNNFSYQ from the coding sequence ATGATTAAATTCAATTACATCTTTGGATTCTTGACAGTTATTTCACTCAATTTTGGTTCATGTAGTTCTGATGACACTACAGATAGTGATACAGACACGGAAACCGACACAGAAACATCTACGGACAGTGGTGATTATTTAATTACAGAAGCGGCATTCAACAGCACCTCTCTAGTATCTTTTGAGACAGTTACCGCTACCCTAGAAGATGGTACAAGTGCAGAATGCTTTCAATTAACTTTTTCAAGCAACCCCGTAGAGAGTGGCCCTTTTTGCCCGGAAACTATCAATGATATTGGTGGCCTAGGAGTTTATGACGGAGATACAAATCCCGGTTTTCAAGTAATGAAAGCAGAATTGTTCAATGCTATGGAAGCAGATGGTTATGACATTGTGGATGACGAGGGCAACATTAATATTGATGATTTTGCTTCAGGGCCTGTTGATGGTGATTTATCCTATTGTTTGGAAGCTGCACCAGATAACAACCTGCAATTAACATTTTTGATTCCAACAACACCAAAATTGGCCTCTTCAAATAATGATATTGATACAATTGAGTTGGTCGGTGTTTCAATAGATGGTGCTCCTATTAACGGTGCCCCTCCTTCTGTAGCTAACCCAGGTAGAGAAAAAGCAGGTAACATTCCTTCTCTTGACCCTTGTGGCGGACATCATGATCCTGCGGGATATTACCATTGGCATTTTGTAGCAGAAACAATGAACCAGGTCTTGGAGGCTAATGACATAGCAGACGTTTCATGTACGTTGGTCGAACAAGTGGTTGACACCAAATTAATAGGTTTTGCAAAAGACGGTTTCCCAATCTATGCCTATGGGGTGGAACCAGACGATTTAGATGATTGTGGCGGAAGAACCGCAGCCACAACAGATTACCCAGATGGTACCTATCACTATGTTGCTAGTAATACAGATGCTCCAAACGTTCCAAAATGCCTTAAAGGCGTAGCGGCAAGCAATAACTTTAGTTACCAATAA